The Senegalia massiliensis genomic sequence ATGAGCATACTAACTTCTGATGTAACTGAATTTGAAAGAATTTTAACACATAGTTTAGGGGAAATTATAAAGGCAGTTGTGCTAATACCGTATATAACTGTAATATCATTTTTTATAGATACTAAAATTGCTCTAGCTCAACTTATAACTATAGTAATAGGTATACCTATTTTAAAAATAAGTGGTAATATGGCACAAAAGTTTGGGCTAAGAAAAAGAGCTGTATTAAGCGATGTAATATCTAGAATAATTGAGTACATAAATGGTGTAAAAGTATTTAAAGCACATAACCAAACGGGAGATAAATTTAAAAGGTTAGAAAGCTCCTTTAAAAATTTTAAGAAAGAGAGCATAATGATTGAACTTTCTGTAGCACCATTTGTATTGGCGTTTCAAATATTATCTGACTTTATACTTCCTGTAGTGCTATTAGTAGGAACATATACGCTTTTAGGAGGAAGTATAAATGAAAAAACCCTTATAACATTTTTAATTATAAGTCTTTCTTTAACAAATATATTAAAATCACTATCATTGCAGTATCCACAGTATAAAACATTAAAACTTTCAGCAAAAAAGATAAATGATGCTTATGCTAAAAAGCCTTTACAATACAGTACAGACAATGTAAATTTTAAAAATTTTGATATAGAGTTTAAAAATGTTTCATTTGCATATGAGAAAGATAAACAAATACTTAAAGGTATAAATTTTAAAGCTAAGGAAGGAACAACTACAGCATTAGTAGGCCCTTCTGGCTCTGGTAAAACTACTATAACTAGTCTTATAGCTAGATTTTGGGACAATGATAGTGGAGAAATACAAATAGGAGGAAATAATATAACTAAAGTAAATCCAGATTATTTACTTAAACAGATGAGTGTAGTATTCCAAGATGTATATCTTTTAAACGACACTGTATTAAATAATATTAAGTTAGGCAAACCAGATGCTAAGTATGAAGAAGTAGTAAGAGCAGCAAAGCTTGCTAATTGTCATGATTTTATAGAAGATTTTAAAGATAAATATGATACCATGATAGGAGAAGGGGGTTCTACTTTATCAGGAGGAGAAAAACAAAGAATATCAATAGCAAGAGCAATATTAAAAGACTCGCCAATTATACTTTTAGACGAAGCCACAGCATCTCTTGATGCAGATAATGAAATAGAAATACAAAGATCTCTTCAAAAATTAACAGAAGGTAAAACAGTAATAGTTATAGCACATAAGCTAAATACTATAGTAAATGCGGATCAAATAATAGTGCTTAATAATGGTGAAATTGAAGAAATAGGAAATCATGAAAAGTTAGTTAAAAATAAAAAGCGTTACTATAACATGTATAAAGAACAAGAAAAAGCTAAAGGGTGGGCTGTATAATCAATCTTATTTCTACATTAGTATCAGCTGAAGGAATAAATGAATTATTTAAATTACAAGAACAAATGCTATATTTATAAGAGATATAAAATCTAAAGTATTATTTGAACAGATTTGTGTAGTTTTTTAAGATAATTATCTATTTGGATAGATTATTTTAGTAGCAAAAATCCTACGCAAGCTAAGAAGTGGAATATACAAAATTAATATAGTTAACATATATTAAAACTTTACATGTAAGGAGAAGAAAGTAAACTAATTTTCTTCTCCTTTTTTATGTATGGAATGCATGGGCATAGGATACAGTAGTATTGATGTGAATATGACTTTGCATAAATTTGTTAATATTTTAATATACAGTCTTAGTTAGATATGTTAACTAAATTGAAACTATCAAAGGTTGATTAATTAATCATGGTTTATTAATTTATTTTCACTGTATTAAAAGTTTAGATGGTCTTAATATAGTAGAAA encodes the following:
- a CDS encoding ABC transporter ATP-binding protein; this translates as MISMIKSVIGEDAKKLRLPILLMFLDSVGFMVFIGVLYNVLMDINNNSFSMDKVKMYTVILIIAFVFRCIMVSVGYKLNHLRGSDIIKDMRVSLGDHIRSLNLGYFNKNSIGNLMSILTSDVTEFERILTHSLGEIIKAVVLIPYITVISFFIDTKIALAQLITIVIGIPILKISGNMAQKFGLRKRAVLSDVISRIIEYINGVKVFKAHNQTGDKFKRLESSFKNFKKESIMIELSVAPFVLAFQILSDFILPVVLLVGTYTLLGGSINEKTLITFLIISLSLTNILKSLSLQYPQYKTLKLSAKKINDAYAKKPLQYSTDNVNFKNFDIEFKNVSFAYEKDKQILKGINFKAKEGTTTALVGPSGSGKTTITSLIARFWDNDSGEIQIGGNNITKVNPDYLLKQMSVVFQDVYLLNDTVLNNIKLGKPDAKYEEVVRAAKLANCHDFIEDFKDKYDTMIGEGGSTLSGGEKQRISIARAILKDSPIILLDEATASLDADNEIEIQRSLQKLTEGKTVIVIAHKLNTIVNADQIIVLNNGEIEEIGNHEKLVKNKKRYYNMYKEQEKAKGWAV